A stretch of Megalobrama amblycephala isolate DHTTF-2021 linkage group LG14, ASM1881202v1, whole genome shotgun sequence DNA encodes these proteins:
- the LOC125245733 gene encoding zinc finger protein 239-like: MEFIKEESEDVKIEETFRVKQEDTEEQTFRVKDEDTEEQTKMAFIKEESEEIKIKETFRVKQETTEEQTELRVLKEEREVLNEREEKEQYEKHHDCITEEKYFSCPQTEKTSSQERAQNTGPRSCLTVFQVGKSFNEHGNLTVMRVHTGEKPFVCQQCEIGFTQKGSLKRHMRIHTGEKPFTCKQCGKSFNQKGSLKVHMDVHTGEKPYICPYCGKCFNQKGNLNNHKRTHLGEKPYTCPKCGKSFDQHVSLKGDLLCKIHL; this comes from the exons atggaGTTCATTAAAGAAGAGAGTGAAGAcgtgaagattgaagaaactttcagagtgaaacaagaagatactgaggaacaaacattcagagtgaaagatgaagatactgaggaacaaacaaagatggcatttattaaagaggagagtgaagaaattaagattaaagaaacattcagagtgaaacaagaaacaactgaggaacaaacag agttgAGGGTGCTGAAGGAGGAGAGGGAAGTACTGAATGAAAGGGAAGAGAAAGAACAATATGAGAAACATCATGATTGCATAActgaagaaaaatattttagttgccCACAGACTGAAAAGACTTCCTCGCAAGAAAGAGCTCAAAACACTGGACCTAGAAGTTGTCTCACCGTTTTTCAAgttggaaagagtttcaatgaACATGGAAACCTTACAgtcatgagagttcacactggagagaagcctttcgtctgccaacagtgtgaaataggtttcacccaaaaaggaagccttaaaagacacatgagaattcacactggagagaaacctttcacctgcaaacagtgtggaaagagtttcaaccaaaaaggaagccttaaagtccacatggatgttcacactggagaaaagccttacataTGCCCTTATTGTGGAAAATGTTTCAACCAAAAAGGAAACCTCAATAACCACAAGAGAACACACTtgggagagaagccttacacatgTCCtaagtgtggaaagagttttgatCAACATGTAagccttaaaggggacctattatgtaaaattcaccTTTAA